The Drosophila gunungcola strain Sukarami chromosome 3L unlocalized genomic scaffold, Dgunungcola_SK_2 000003F, whole genome shotgun sequence region CCGTGTTCCTTAAGACAGCCTTACACCTGCATGTGCCCAGTATACAGACGGCCGACGATATCCTCAACTCGACCAATGCCCATCAGTCGGCCAACGATCATCCGTTGGACTCGATTCTCACGGCGGATGTGCTGCGCTTCGTCCTCGAGGGATACAATGCCCTCTCCTGGCTGGCCCTTGACTCCAATACGCACGATCGCCTCTCCTGTCTACCCATCAATGTCCAGACGCTGATGGATCTGTACTATCTGACGGCGGCCATAGCCTAAGGTCCCGGGATTTAAGATTTCAGATGTCAGACGTCAGATTCCAGATCTCTGATCCCCGGATCACTTCAAAAcacaatcaatcaatcaaacgCAGTCGCATGCTTCCGTTTGCAGAACTTCCACTAGCTATATCAACCTCAATGAACAGCAAAATAGAAAACCGAAAAGATCTTAAACAGAATCAACACTAAGCAACCAAGAATCGAAGTTAACAGAATCCAAAAACACCAACAGAACAACAAGAGcaatagcagcagcagttAACGCAACGCACAGATTACTTAGCATAATCAACATGAAAACAAcactaaaacaaaacaacacaacaaaacaaaacaaaagaagagaTCACCGATGAGAGCGTCGGATACAACTTTATCGTCTACCGATAAAGCCTTGAACAGCAACAGCATTACTATTTATTAATCGTCGAGAATTTGTAAAAGTGTCAAGTGCAagaattgtttgtttaattttatttttttatactataCATAGGCTGGCGTTCGATtagtgtttaatatttataaatatacaaaaagatGAGCGAATGAGTAATAGcgaaaagcaaacaacaacaaacaaccaCACAACATGTAGGCATATAGGTCATATATACAATAGTGGCATGGATGAAAGCGAGTAATATATTTAGGCTAAGTAACAAAGTTTGTACATATTTACAACCAATTCGCCGtaagcagcaaaagcagcaacaacaacaaagcaaaACAGAAGTGTAATTATACAATTAGTAAATAGTTTACAACAAATTGAACGTTGAGGAGGAGGAGAGGAGAAAAAGGAGGccctatttaaatttaataaattaaatcaataaattgtgTAAATTTTTGTGCAAAGCGAgaattagtttaaatttaaattatacaagaAAAAAGTGTGAAAACCAACCCCAAAACAACCCAAACACACGCATTAAACACCCCCACACGatggaaacaaacaaaacatataaataactGAAACGGTATACTGTAAATTgcatatataaaaactatatatatctGGACGCCAAGCGCAGATGATGAAGGACGAGTATGAGTAAGAGGAGGATTAGGACAGGATTTAGTGTTAGGATGAGCGTTAGGAagagtttttaatttcgtgtgttttttgttgtctctTGTTTTCGTGTAATCCTAGGGAAACATTTGTACTTCACACAGATACTGAACACACCcacaaaagaaacaaacaaacaaacacacacacacaccactcACATAGCCAATTTTCTAATAATGAAATACTTAAACGAAAATGtgtacaaattaataataatgctTGTAAAGAACGGGAAAGCTTTCTACACTCACCAACAACACCACAACAACAATTGATTTTGCACGTTGAAACGATTTTCGCTAggtttaagtttaaaacaaaatcaattaagtaaaaagaggaaaacaattattaaacaatgaaattatttttacctGTGTATTTTAATTAGCATAAATTGTGTAAACAACAAAACCTACGATTACAAAGACGTTTTCTAGTAATTATCCACAACAACATagaaacacacaacacaccCCCACATGCATATCTTTTAAGTAGTTTCGATTTCATTTAGTATTCTATTATTTGTGTAATAAACCGAACTTATTTGCAAACCTGATTTTTCATTACAACATTTCATTGCCATATCCTATCGCTCAGAACCCCCCGATCCCGAACCCCAACCCGATCCCCCGTAGATCATCCATATCTATATATATCACGCAAGTGCACGCTGTAAATAAGGAACCGCTTACAATCATTTTCTAGAGATCGATATTATCGTGCTTGCCAAGTTTTTCCTAGCTAAGAAGGTTTCAGTTGCCACACACTCTCTCTCATTCATTTCCCGGGAAATCGAAGACCCGAGCGCCAATAAAAGCTAATAGTTATAGCAATAATTAAGTGTAAAGCACAACAAATGTTTAAcgattaaagaaaaaaaccaactCGAAACATTGACCGCAACAATTGACAACAAGCATTCATagcaaaaaaaccaaaacaaaaaataaggaaaaaaatatatatatggattaaaaaccaaaatgggaacagttttttaataaacaaaactcaGTTTACGAGTTgaaaattttctaattaacGATTAGCTTATACTAAGGACAAACCACAATTCACTTGGAAATAAAGTTGACGAAATGCGAGCGACTACAAGTTATACACGTTCATTGTAAAGTTAATTAAGGGCAAGTTCAAGGCTTGGGAACtaattaaagttaaagaaaaaaaaacgaaaaaaccacaaaaaacaaagaaaaatacaaacaaaaaagtgcaTTAAGCGTTGACGAGGAAAACCATTTACTAGCCtagcctaaaagtatgcaattattaagttaaattagTTTCGAGGGCATCCAAACAATGAGATCCCTAAATTCcaaaaggacgaaggacgagaGGAGCAATTTGAAATGGAGACAgacatttgtttataaaacaaaagggAGCATGTTATAGTCACCATAcacactatatatatatatatacatatatatatcgaGATTGGGTAAGAGAACATGAATGTCAAAATCTAGCTACAGAATtgcatattatatattatatacaattaaatattatataatgggcaaaaacaaaatgttgttgtagtataattacaattaagttttgttttgctacCAAGTCAGAAACGAAACAAGAGCAAAATCGATGAGCAAATAGCAAAGGTCAAAAGTGggtcaaattttaaatgtgcaAAGCAAacacgacaaaaaaaaaaaaaccataaaaaaccatgaaaaacaaatgacaaaacgaaatgcaattttttgtaatttctttaCAGATTATAGATTTGTTTGGCAAGCAaatacaaactaaaaaaacatttttcaaataaaactaacatcaaattcaaaacaataatGTGGTTTTCTTATTTGCTATGGAATATGGggtattttgttgttggtggATTCTTGTGTCCAAGGAAAAGGATTAAGTGTTTATAACCAAAGACTGATTGCGTCCAACGATCTTGTAATATTCACGCAATATCATGGTGAACTCCTGTCCTCCTGCATGACTGCAAGTGCCCCAGCCATCCATTAAAAGATCCAGCTCGTAGGAGTTGCTTATGTGCTCCAAGTCATCTGTAAAGtaaatttgatcaaattttttcttattataatTCTGAAGAGTTGTTGAGTaagtatttgaaaaattttgaaGTTTCCCGTGTGAATTTTGATTGAActttggtttaaaatttagatTGTAATACTATTTGAGCCTTatattaatcaattttaataaagtgtTGGCTATATAAGTACTTACAGCATAAATTATTGctgtttgtaaatattaaaattactgTAGTTCCcaattatttaagaatattttctataattacttctcatttttttctttatatttttttataatgacctgaaatatttttgaattcccCTGCAGAGTGACGAAACTATATCTATAcctatagctgccatagacaCGATCGggtaaaatttgtataaacttGGTTGTTTTTCAAGAAAGTTGTCGCATTTTTTTCCCTAAcggtttttttaaatcatgtGATTTAGCATTTTTTCGGATCTGCCTgggtattaaaactttatctTGGCGAAGTAAGCTTCTGTTCTCGTTAACTATAATGTTACAAATATTAAGGATCtaataatagtttaaataatattatgcATTACAAATCAATTTTGATGTTTTCCCAGCCAGCTCCCCTACTCACTGACAACCACCTCCTTGACCTCCCATTCAGCATCGTAGCGTTGGCTGAGGAACTGCAGCACCACCAGAAGCTTGGACGCCTTTAACGTTGGCGTGATCATGTGCTTCACCACTATGTCGTCGTCCATCCAGAGCGTCAAACGATTGAGCATCCGGGCTGTGTTGTCCCTGATCTCCGTCAGCGTTTGAAGGACTTTGTTCATCGTGGTCAGAGGACGCTGGAGGCGCATATATAAGCTGTTGATCTGTTTCTCCGTGTTTTGGAGTTCGCGTCTAGAGCCCGCATGATTTAGGCGATTCTCGGTGACAAATAGTCGGAGATTTAAGGTCTTGACCATCTTCATGGCCACCTGACCATGCTGAATGCTCAGCTGCCATCGCTCCGCATCTTTCCACACCTGCTCGGACATCATGAACATCTCCAGTTTGGCTTTCTTAATGTTCATTTTGGAAAACTCAAAATattaggaaattaaaattgaaaaaataaaaaactcgCTCGTAAACAGAGTGTGGGAAAACGTAATGTGGAAGCTTCCAGGGTTGGCTAGACCCCCAATTCTCATGTCATTTTCAGGGCTGCGAAAATGATGCAATACACAAGGTtgcatttatgtatttttgacAGAATTCTAATTGTATAGAAAGTTAAATGGatagaccaaaaaaaaaaatatgcataagTATACCCCTAAAAATGGTTTGGTCAAGgtctaaaataaatttttaaatttttttgattcgttttcaataaaacaaatgccCCATGCTCtttaatttctttctttttccaaTCGGGTTGCGTGCTAAATTGATCAAGTGGCCACGATTAAGCAGCCGACTAACTTTAGCCGCATTAATTTCGATCATGTTGGCCGCGCCCCCCACATTCCACCGCCCCCTTTTCTACTATTTACAATTAGCTGCGTGACGAAGGCGCAGAAAAAAGCTAGGAAACGATTTTCACtcggtttatttttggtttggtaTGGGGCATTGGGATCTGGAGTTGGAGTTTGGAGTCTGGAGAATGGAGAATGGAGCTGGTGCTGTCAGGCGGCATGAATTACTGTGCGTTGATTGCCTTTAAGGCCTgattgcaacagcaacaacaactttgGCACAAATTGCTGGCTGCTGTTCTTTgcaatatgttttttttagcggCATGCGGCAAACGGGTTTTCGGGAGGTTTGTCCCCCAGTTTTTTCGCCCATCCCAATCCGACTGCATTAATTATCAACAAATCATTTTTGCAGCACAGAAAGGCACATTTATCAGCGATTATGCATGGACAAAGGAGCCGGGCTCATTGGACAGCGGACGGAGGACAGCGGATGCTCCACAACTGGCGGGTTGCAAGTGTCGCCCGACATGTGTTGC contains the following coding sequences:
- the LOC128258421 gene encoding uncharacterized protein LOC128258421, which encodes MNIKKAKLEMFMMSEQVWKDAERWQLSIQHGQVAMKMVKTLNLRLFVTENRLNHAGSRRELQNTEKQINSLYMRLQRPLTTMNKVLQTLTEIRDNTARMLNRLTLWMDDDIVVKHMITPTLKASKLLVVLQFLSQRYDAEWEVKEVVVNDLEHISNSYELDLLMDGWGTCSHAGGQEFTMILREYYKIVGRNQSLVINT